The following are encoded in a window of Candidatus Bathyarchaeota archaeon genomic DNA:
- a CDS encoding HAD-IA family hydrolase, with protein sequence MAQQKLEAKALLIDLDGTIVDSLEAFAEAAETALSTIGGSQSSDNVGLEIARRLQRNLLLDEFFNKTNVDEDLREKFLTLFLQSFYKIAPSKTKLFPNVDKTLRKLSRNFLLALITRRRVPKRLVKKELERLHLDSYFTTIVTSLEVERPTPFPDAILKAADELQVPVHDCVVVSDSGVDVQAGKSAGAKTVAVLSGLFKKEELIKEIPDLIIKDITCLPVHLLAT encoded by the coding sequence ATGGCGCAACAAAAACTGGAAGCCAAAGCGTTGCTTATTGATTTGGATGGAACAATAGTTGACTCTTTAGAAGCTTTTGCTGAAGCTGCAGAAACTGCGCTCTCTACAATTGGGGGCAGTCAAAGCTCTGATAATGTGGGTTTGGAAATAGCCCGACGTTTACAGCGTAACCTTCTGCTCGACGAATTCTTTAATAAAACTAATGTAGATGAGGATTTGAGAGAGAAGTTCCTAACGTTATTCTTGCAATCTTTCTATAAAATCGCTCCAAGCAAAACTAAACTCTTCCCAAATGTCGATAAAACTCTACGAAAGCTATCGAGAAATTTTCTGCTTGCTCTTATCACCCGCCGACGTGTCCCAAAAAGGCTGGTGAAGAAAGAACTAGAACGCTTGCATCTTGACAGCTATTTTACGACGATTGTAACATCGCTGGAAGTTGAGAGACCTACACCTTTTCCAGATGCCATTCTAAAGGCGGCAGATGAACTTCAAGTGCCAGTCCATGACTGTGTGGTGGTTAGCGATTCTGGAGTTGATGTCCAAGCAGGCAAGTCTGCTGGTGCAAAAACGGTTGCTGTACTCTCTGGCTTATTTAAGAAAGAAGAGTTGATAAAGGAAATACCTGATCTCATTATAAAAGATATTACATGTCTTCCTGTGCATCTTCTAGCAACTTAG